A genomic region of Acipenser ruthenus chromosome 9, fAciRut3.2 maternal haplotype, whole genome shotgun sequence contains the following coding sequences:
- the LOC117405665 gene encoding rho-related GTP-binding protein RhoG-like, with protein sequence MQSIKCVVVGDGAVGKTCLLISYTTNAFPKEYIPTVFDNYSAQVTVDGRTISLNLWDTAGQEEYDRLRTLSYPQTNVFVICFSIASPPSYENVKHKWHPEVTHHCPNTPILLVGTKKDLRNDAELLKKLKEQNQTTISQQQGTALARQIHAIKYLECSALNQDGIKEVFAEAVRAFLNPLPVTTKKPCVLL encoded by the coding sequence ATGCAGAGTATAAAGTGTGTGGTGGTGGGCGATGGCGCAGTGGGAAAGACCTGCCTGCTGATCTCCTACACAACCAACGCCTTCCCCAAAGAGTACATCCCCACCGTCTTCGACAACTACAGCGCCCAGGTGACTGTGGATGGCAGGACTATTAGCCTAAACCTGTGGGACACGGCAGGCCAGGAAGAGTACGACAGGCTGCGCACGCTGTCCTACCCGCAGACCAACGTCTTCGTCATCTGCTTCTCCATTGCCAGCCCGCCCTCCTACGAGAACGTCAAGCACAAGTGGCATCCGGAGGTCACCCATCACTGCCCCAACACGCCCATCCTGCTGGTGGGCACGAAGAAGGATCTACGGAACGATGCTGAGCTCTTGAAGAAGCTCAAGGAGCAGAACCAGACCACCATCAGCCAGCAGCAGGGCACCGCACTGGCCCGACAGATCCACGCAATCAAGTACCTGGAGTGCTCAGCCCTCAACCAGGACGGCATCAAGGAGGTCTTTGCTGAGGCAGTTCGGGCCTTCCTCAACCCGCTGCCTGTCACCACCAAGAAACCCTGTGTGCTGTTGtaa